In the Paracholeplasma morum genome, GATTGCTATACTAATTTTGGCTCCGCTAGATCTGAAACTAGACGATAAATAGGTCTTATGTTCATCACTTTTGTATCCGTAAGACGATTGAAACAAGTCAAGATGGTATTTGATATATATTCCATTCATTTCATTAGGTAGTTCTAATAAATCCCCATCTATTTCTTTATAGGTTTCATTTAAATAAACCGCGATATCCATAGCCTTTTCTCTTTTGGACAATGGACTACCAATCTTCAATACGATAATTACAAAGCTTTCACTTTTCTTATTGATGGTTGCAGTAATAGTGACCACGATATTTTCTTCTTTTTGATTAACGATGGCGTCATTGCCACTGATTACAATCGCATCGCTATCAGAAGTCCAAACAAAAGGTGAATATACGCCTCTTTCTAATTGGAAATCTCTAGTTACCTCTTTGGGAATAGATTCTCTATCTAATGCTTGAAATGATTTTTCTGGGTAATCACAAGATGTTAGAATCAAAACACAAAAAAGCAAAACTGTGACTATAAGTGTTTTTTTCATCATCCATGTCCTCCCGTTTTATAAATTACTCATTGTCTTAACTACAAATTTTGACACGATTGCTATTACATAGATAAATAGGCTATTCTTGTTTATGTAATGTGAACTTTATTTGACATCAAGCATTTCTATTAAAAGAGACTATAAGTATTTTTTTCATATTTCTCCTTTTATCCTTAACCGATCAAATATAAGTATAAATTCTCTGACTCATTAACCAAGTCAACAATAATTTTAATAAAATCTGTATAATTATTTGTTGTATGCGCTTTATCTAGTGCACCATAATAATCTGCTCTATTTTCTGTTTTGATTACGACTGGTGGATAGCCACTTTGAATGAGTTCAAAATTTAATAAAAGTCTTGCTGTTCTACCATTACCATCAATAAATGGGTGAATTTTTACAAACTCTCCATGTAAGAAACAAGCTCTTACTACAGGATGAAAATCTTTCCAACTTTGATACTGATCAATTAGATTCTGCATTTTATATGGAACATTCATGTATACTGGTGGCACATGCTTAGCGCCACTGATAAACACATTTTCATTTCTATATTTACCAGCATTAGTAGAATCAATTTCTTTCAAAATCAAATAATGAACAGATCTAATATCGTAATCTGAAAGTTTAACGTTTTTGCTGACTAGATCTTCAATGTATTCAATTGCTTCTTTGTGATTAATAATCTCTAAATGATCTTTTAATGGTTTCCCTTTAATTGTTATGCCATTTTCTAAGACTACTTTTGTTTCTGATAAGGTAAGTGTATTACCTTCAATTGCATTAGAATTATAAGTCCATTCAATAATTAGTTTATCTCTTAATTGTCTAGTCATGTTTTGAGAGAATGGTCGATGGGAATCAATTATATCCTTTTTTTCATCAATAATATTAAAATCTATCGAATCAAAAAACAAGTCATTAACTTGTTTAAATCTTTTATCAATTGGCTTTTGTGAATCGTCTGGTATAAGCCAAGTTTTACCAACTTTTTTCACACCATGAATTCTACCCTCTGTGCAAAGTATTCGAATTCTTCTTTCTTTAATGTGCCATTTCGTTGCAAAATAAGATATATTTTTGTATTCCATTATTTCACCTTCCTATTATGCCGTTATCGGCACAATATTAGTATATCATTGATTTTTAAATCTGTCAATATTATGCCGATAACGGCACAATATAACTTAAAAAATTCAGTTTGATCAATTGTGTTTTTGTTATGCATTCGTTTTTTTATTGACCTTTTGTGTTTTTATACTAACATTTTCGATAGCGCGATTAAACTCACAAAGCTAAACCTAAAAGAGATCGGTATTATTATAAAGAAAAAAGGGATTATCTCCCTATTTTCCTAATCATTAAAGTCGATACTATTGTATCTACACTGTCGTGCTAATATGTATTTGTTGACCTATTTTGATACAACAACGCATCCCTACCAAAAATCACGCACCCCTGTATTATTTTACGCACCCTTGACTAGTTTTACGCACCGCATAATTAGCATTTAAACCAATCTTAAAACAAGCCATTAATATATCATTTTCTTAAGTAAATTTCTACCATCTTCGTATGCTTTATCTACGTCTTTATATTTTTTTCTAAGTGCATACAACGAGTTTTCAGCCATACCAAGTTCAGATGCAATCACGCCCATACCACATGAACGGCCTGCTAGTTCTTTTATAAGTTTTAGTTTGGATTCCAAGGTACCATCAGTCTTCCATTTTTGATAATTATCCTTTCTCATCATCAGTCCTCGTTTCTAAAGACTATAGAGGAACTACGACTATTTCTCGCACTGCTTATGCAGTAGGTTCATTACCAGCTCACATGGATTTTACCGCTTATATCATTTTTCATGGGTTGGCTCAGAGCATACAAAAGCAAAAAGAACCAATCCTAAGATCAGTTCTATCTTCTTACCAATTAAAGATTATTAAAGACTTGCATAATCTAAGTTATTAAGTTTAAATACAAACAAGCCAAGGAGGTTACCCTTATGAATGAATTTTATCCAGATTTTAAACTTATGAAAAACTATCATAATAGATACCTATCAAAAAGAGCATTTATTGAAAGTGGCACGACTTACGGCAGATGGAATGAAACTTTATATCAAGTTCAATTTTATGAAAATGATATATTGATTGATTCATTTGTAGTAATAGAAAAAGCACTAGCGATTGCTAATGCTCGTGAATTTGTAAAACGCAAATTTACCTATCGAATGTGTTCTCTTTCTTAACTCCAAACCATCCATTTTGGGTGGTTTTTCTTTTTATCCTTCATATGATGCCTCCTGCATATATTCTAGTTTACACTAAGTACAGGTTTTTGGTATCAGTTCAGCTTTAGCCAGAGGATGATTTGACTGTTCTTCAATTTGGTAAATAATCTTGTATATCTCTTGCTGATTGCCATCTAACACTTCAATATCTTCCACCTGTGACATACCATAGGTAATTGTTCCTGTCTAATCATAGAATATAGTCTTTACATTGGAAAGTTGTTGAATAGCAACTGATCCTTTGATAAGAACTCCTTGTTTAGTTGCATGACTCATCGCCGCAAGCATGACCGGTGTAACTGATGCTACTAGGGCACATGGACTTGCAACAACCAATAGTACAATACCACGATAAAGTGATACATCAAATGTCCAAATGTTTAACATAGGTGGAATGATCATTAATAAAGTCGCTTCGACACCGTTCGCAAAGAGCGAATAGATTTGCGAAGAGACTTGTTTTATAGATATCACGTAAAACCGTATTTAAGTCAATATGACTATGATAAAAATACGCG is a window encoding:
- a CDS encoding Fic family protein, which encodes MDFNIIDEKKDIIDSHRPFSQNMTRQLRDKLIIEWTYNSNAIEGNTLTLSETKVVLENGITIKGKPLKDHLEIINHKEAIEYIEDLVSKNVKLSDYDIRSVHYLILKEIDSTNAGKYRNENVFISGAKHVPPVYMNVPYKMQNLIDQYQSWKDFHPVVRACFLHGEFVKIHPFIDGNGRTARLLLNFELIQSGYPPVVIKTENRADYYGALDKAHTTNNYTDFIKIIVDLVNESENLYLYLIG